In a genomic window of [Empedobacter] haloabium:
- the tssG gene encoding type VI secretion system baseplate subunit TssG yields MRDPVDVERQLLERAGRMDFFQALRLLENAYPHQPRIGTALRPRDEAVRFGQDPSLLFEPGALRSFAPAGARGKARLSVNFLGLTGPNGPLPLHLTEYARERARHHGDGTMAAFLDIFHHRVLALFYRARASAEPAISLDRPASDRFGDYVGSLCGIGTAALRERDAIGDFAKLHFAGLLANGKRPAAGLATILRAYYGLPVRLEQFAGHWLRIPPPQCTRIGGEERGNRLGGSAVLGRAVWDCQHRFRLVFGPLDYADYLRLLPGAPGMCRLRAWVHQYAGLALDWEVRLVLKKEQVPRLQLGAMRLGWTTYLASAPAAHDADRLTLRGAAVAA; encoded by the coding sequence ATGCGCGATCCTGTAGACGTCGAGCGCCAGCTGCTCGAACGGGCCGGGCGGATGGACTTCTTCCAGGCGCTGCGGCTGCTGGAAAACGCCTATCCGCACCAGCCCCGCATCGGCACCGCGCTGCGGCCGCGCGACGAGGCGGTACGCTTCGGCCAGGATCCCTCGCTGCTGTTCGAACCGGGCGCGCTGCGCTCGTTCGCGCCGGCTGGCGCGCGCGGCAAGGCGCGCCTGAGCGTGAATTTCCTGGGTCTCACGGGACCGAACGGGCCGCTGCCGTTGCATCTCACCGAGTACGCCCGCGAACGCGCCCGCCACCATGGCGACGGCACGATGGCGGCCTTCCTCGATATTTTCCATCACCGGGTACTGGCGCTGTTCTACCGCGCCCGCGCCAGCGCCGAGCCGGCGATCAGCCTGGACCGCCCCGCCAGCGACCGCTTCGGCGACTACGTGGGCAGCCTGTGCGGCATCGGTACCGCCGCGCTGCGCGAACGGGACGCCATCGGCGACTTCGCCAAGCTGCATTTCGCCGGGCTGCTGGCCAACGGCAAGCGCCCGGCGGCCGGCCTGGCCACCATCCTGCGCGCCTACTACGGCCTGCCGGTGCGGCTGGAGCAGTTTGCCGGCCACTGGCTGCGCATCCCGCCGCCGCAGTGCACGCGGATCGGTGGCGAGGAGCGCGGCAACCGGCTGGGCGGGTCGGCCGTGCTGGGGCGCGCCGTGTGGGACTGCCAGCACAGGTTCCGCCTGGTGTTCGGCCCGCTCGACTATGCCGACTACCTGCGCCTGCTGCCTGGGGCGCCCGGCATGTGCCGGCTGCGCGCGTGGGTACATCAGTACGCCGGGCTGGCGCTGGACTGGGAGGTCCGGCTGGTGCTGAAGAAGGAGCAGGTGCCGCGTCTGCAGCTCGGCGCGATGCGGCTGGGCTGGACCACTTATCTGGCCAGCGCGCCGGCGGCGCACGACGCCGATCGATTGACACTCCGGGGCGCCGCCGTCGCGGCCTGA
- the tssF gene encoding type VI secretion system baseplate subunit TssF: MTSPRFLQYYSQELQHLREMGGEFAARYPKVAGRLGLEGFECADPYVERLLEGFSFLTARVQMKIDAEFPRFTQHLCELVYPHFLAPTPSMAVVQCQPDLSSPALQKGFEIPAGTAMRSLLGRDDTTACEYRSAHAVTLWPIELAEAKFFTCAGRIDGLDTALPAEVKAALRLRLRTTHGAPFATLPLDRLALHLRGGDALPAQIHERLLASVVGVLVMPASRPANWHRLLPRSALRPAGFDESEALVPGAGRSFQGYRLLQEYFAFAPRFLFLDLLGLRAALASCAEPELEIVVLLDQGDARLEQMVDTSHFALHCTPVVNLFPRRADRIDLSGDQFEHHVLVDRTRPLDFEVHSIASVTGYGSGADGEQAFTPLYGAADLGGPRGAYYQVRREARLLSQRQRERGPRSSYIGSETYITLVDAAEAPYRHDLRQLGVTVWCSNRDLPLSMPLGVGNTDFALDLGAPVLAVRVVAGPSRPMPSFAEGAVAWRLINQLSLNYLSLADAGADGAVALRELLALYCHKDDPVAQRQVDGVRSVQARAVTRRMPTPGPITFGRGLEVTVTLDDAAFEGAGAFLLGAVLSHFFQQYVAINTFVETVVRTVARGTIMRWPAREGVCAIL; the protein is encoded by the coding sequence ATGACCTCGCCGCGCTTCCTGCAATACTACAGCCAGGAGCTGCAGCACCTGCGCGAGATGGGCGGGGAATTCGCCGCGCGCTATCCGAAGGTCGCGGGCCGGCTGGGCCTGGAAGGTTTCGAGTGCGCCGATCCCTACGTGGAACGGCTGCTGGAAGGCTTCTCGTTCCTGACCGCGCGCGTGCAGATGAAGATCGACGCCGAATTCCCCCGCTTCACCCAGCACTTGTGCGAGCTGGTCTATCCGCACTTCCTGGCGCCGACGCCGTCCATGGCCGTGGTGCAGTGCCAGCCCGACCTGTCCAGTCCAGCCTTGCAAAAGGGGTTCGAGATCCCGGCCGGTACGGCAATGCGCAGCCTGCTGGGCCGGGATGACACCACGGCGTGCGAGTACCGCAGCGCCCATGCCGTGACCCTGTGGCCGATCGAGCTGGCCGAGGCGAAGTTCTTCACGTGTGCCGGCCGCATCGATGGCCTCGACACGGCGCTGCCGGCCGAGGTCAAGGCGGCGCTGCGCCTGCGCCTGCGCACCACCCACGGCGCGCCGTTCGCGACGCTGCCGCTGGATCGCCTGGCGCTGCACCTGCGCGGCGGCGATGCGCTGCCGGCCCAGATCCACGAACGCCTGCTGGCCAGTGTCGTGGGCGTGCTCGTCATGCCAGCCTCGCGCCCCGCCAACTGGCACCGGCTGCTGCCGCGCAGCGCGCTGCGGCCGGCGGGGTTCGACGAGTCCGAGGCGCTGGTGCCCGGCGCGGGGCGCAGCTTCCAGGGCTACCGGCTGCTGCAGGAATATTTCGCGTTCGCGCCCCGCTTCCTGTTCCTCGACCTGCTCGGACTGCGCGCGGCGCTCGCAAGCTGCGCCGAGCCGGAACTGGAAATCGTCGTCCTGCTCGACCAGGGCGACGCCCGGCTGGAGCAGATGGTCGACACCAGTCACTTCGCGCTGCACTGCACGCCCGTCGTCAACCTGTTCCCACGCCGGGCCGACCGCATCGACCTTTCCGGCGACCAGTTCGAACATCACGTGCTGGTGGACCGCACACGGCCGCTGGACTTCGAGGTGCACAGCATCGCCAGCGTGACCGGTTACGGCAGCGGCGCCGACGGCGAACAGGCCTTCACGCCGCTGTACGGCGCGGCCGACCTGGGCGGGCCGCGCGGCGCGTACTACCAGGTCCGGCGCGAAGCGCGGCTGCTGTCGCAGCGCCAGCGCGAGCGCGGCCCCCGCTCCTCGTATATCGGCAGCGAGACCTACATCACGCTGGTGGACGCGGCCGAGGCACCTTACCGTCACGACCTGCGCCAGCTGGGCGTGACGGTGTGGTGCAGCAACCGCGACCTGCCGCTGTCGATGCCGCTGGGCGTGGGCAATACCGATTTCGCGCTCGACCTGGGCGCGCCCGTGCTGGCGGTGCGTGTCGTGGCCGGGCCGAGCCGGCCCATGCCGTCCTTCGCCGAGGGCGCCGTGGCGTGGCGGCTGATCAACCAGCTGTCGCTGAACTACCTGTCGCTGGCCGACGCCGGCGCCGACGGCGCCGTGGCGCTGCGCGAGCTCCTGGCGCTGTACTGCCACAAGGACGACCCGGTGGCGCAGCGCCAGGTGGACGGCGTGCGTTCCGTGCAGGCCCGTGCCGTCACGCGGCGCATGCCGACGCCGGGACCGATCACGTTCGGCCGTGGGCTCGAAGTGACCGTCACCCTGGACGATGCGGCGTTCGAAGGCGCCGGCGCGTTCCTGCTGGGCGCGGTGTTGAGCCACTTCTTCCAGCAATACGTCGCCATCAACACGTTTGTCGAGACGGTGGTCAGGACGGTGGCGCGCGGCACCATCATGCGCTGGCCGGCACGGGAGGGCGTATGCGCGATCCTGTAG
- the tssE gene encoding type VI secretion system baseplate subunit TssE has product MAELAARERLQPSLLDRLTDHEPEAPVESRERRVLSARALREGVLRDLGWLLNATNLLSVTDAPALPYVAGSVLNYGLPDLSGAPLASMNLADVERAIRQAIWDFEPRLNRSSVTVRAMPSDSIAKVVFEIQGDLWAQPYPERLYLRTELDLDVASVSVTEHAGGTP; this is encoded by the coding sequence ATGGCTGAACTGGCCGCGCGCGAGCGCCTGCAGCCATCGCTGCTGGACCGCCTGACCGATCATGAGCCGGAGGCGCCGGTGGAGTCGCGCGAACGGCGGGTGCTGTCGGCGCGGGCCTTGCGCGAGGGCGTGCTGCGCGACCTCGGCTGGCTGCTCAACGCGACCAACCTGCTGTCGGTCACGGATGCGCCGGCGCTGCCGTACGTGGCCGGCTCCGTCCTCAACTATGGTCTGCCGGACCTGTCGGGCGCCCCGCTGGCCAGCATGAACCTGGCGGACGTGGAGCGGGCCATCCGCCAGGCGATCTGGGATTTCGAGCCGCGCCTGAACCGCTCCTCCGTGACCGTGCGGGCAATGCCATCGGACAGCATCGCCAAGGTCGTGTTCGAGATCCAGGGCGACCTGTGGGCCCAGCCCTATCCCGAGCGGCTGTACCTGCGCACGGAGCTCGACCTGGACGTGGCCAGCGTCAGCGTGACCGAGCATGCCGGGGGCACGCCATGA
- a CDS encoding type VI secretion system accessory protein TagJ — MQAQQLIRDGDLAGALQVLQQAVRQDSADAKLRTFLFQLLAVMGDWQRALTQLNVAGELDAATLPMVQTYRTAIQCEALRAAVFAGERTPHIFGEPPDWIGLLVEALRLDRTAPERADTLRAQAFDLASASAGTLDGTPFDWLADADQRLGPVLEAIIDGRYGWLPFMRLAALDIEPPADLRDAVWVPATFTFASGAQTAGLIPVRYAGTVEEGDDALKLARRTEWNGPRGLGQRMFATDAGEHALLDTRSIVLEGAGESGNG; from the coding sequence ATGCAAGCACAACAGCTTATTCGCGACGGCGACCTGGCCGGCGCACTGCAAGTCCTGCAGCAGGCCGTACGCCAGGACAGCGCCGACGCGAAGCTGCGCACTTTCCTGTTCCAGCTGCTGGCCGTGATGGGCGACTGGCAGCGCGCGCTGACGCAACTGAACGTGGCCGGCGAACTCGATGCCGCCACCTTGCCGATGGTACAGACCTACCGCACCGCGATCCAATGCGAAGCCTTGCGCGCCGCCGTGTTCGCGGGCGAGCGCACGCCGCATATTTTCGGCGAGCCGCCGGACTGGATCGGCCTGCTGGTCGAGGCATTGCGCCTGGACCGTACCGCGCCAGAGCGGGCCGACACCTTGCGTGCGCAGGCATTCGACCTCGCCAGCGCATCGGCCGGCACCCTCGACGGCACCCCGTTCGACTGGCTCGCGGACGCGGACCAACGCCTCGGCCCCGTGCTGGAGGCGATCATCGACGGCCGCTACGGTTGGCTGCCGTTCATGCGCCTGGCCGCGCTCGACATCGAGCCCCCGGCCGACCTGCGCGATGCCGTGTGGGTGCCCGCCACCTTCACCTTTGCCAGCGGCGCCCAGACGGCTGGGCTGATCCCGGTGCGGTACGCGGGCACGGTCGAGGAGGGCGACGACGCGCTGAAGCTGGCCCGCCGCACGGAATGGAACGGACCGCGCGGCCTGGGCCAGCGCATGTTCGCCACCGATGCCGGCGAGCACGCGCTGCTGGACACCCGCAGCATCGTACTGGAAGGTGCCGGGGAGAGCGGCAATGGCTGA